From the Halobacterium zhouii genome, the window TGGCTGCATTCGCGGGACTGTTCGCGCTGTTCGCGTTGCTCTGGCTCGTGTTCGCAATCGTCCTGCCGCTGTGGGTGTACAGCGACGCTCAGCGGAACAGTACCGACAGTCCAGTGCTGTGGGCGCTCGTCGCGTTCTTCGGCGGCGTCCTCGGTTTCCTGCTGTACCTCATCATCGGCCGAGACTGATGGCGTCCGTCAGCCGGCCGGCGGCGCGAACACCGTCCGAATGTCCGGCGATTCGACGGTCGAAACAGAACCCTCAAGTGCGACCGACGGCTTCCATCGGGTGCGGGCTCGTAGATCAGGGGTAGATCGCTTCCTTCGCAAGGAAGAGGCCCTGGGTTCAAATCCCAGCGAGTCCACTTTCCTTCGTTCGCTTCGCTCACTTCGGTCAGCGGACTCGCTGACCTTCGCGAACGCGACACGTTCGCTCAGTCCCAGCGAGTCATAGCGATTCTTCGCGTTCCCGAGTCTGGCAGTCACGACGCTGTTAGTCGTCCACTAGGCATCGTCTATCCGGGACTCGTCCGGAAACAGCCCCGTCTCTAAACGAGTCGAAGAGACTGCAGAAACCACGCCGCCGCAGCCTGGCGGTTTTCCCGAAGGAGTCGAGGATGTTGCGTTCGTCCGATCGAGCGACCTGTTCGAGAACGACCGATCGGAGTCTCGGGAGCTGGTGCAGAACGACGACGATGGGCATGGGCGGAACCTCCCTGGCTACTACCACACCGTCACGCTCGACGCCACGCGGATGGGAGAGGCGTTCCCCGGCCACCGCTACCCGAAGGAGGTGAAACATTACTACGCCCGTGAGGCAGCCAGCATGGACGCAGACGAGGCGCTGTATCACCCGAAGGTCGGCGCGAGTCTGCAGACCTCCCTCGTCCCGGTCACCGAGACCGTGCGCTGGGACGACCTCGTGGAACTGGAACGCGAACTCGACCAGACCGTCCTCTCGGTGCTCGCGGACGCGGGGATCGACGTTTCGCCGGGGAACATGGGCGGGAGCGCGTTCGTCGAGATGGACGCCTACTGGACGCCGTCGACGAGCGAGCGCGGCCCCGACCCCATCAGTCTCGACCTCACGCGCGTCCGCCAGGAGCAGGAGAGCGTCGTTGTGCGCCACCTTGCTGACGGTCTCTCGCCCGTGCAGTGGGAATCCCTGACCACGCTCGTCACGGACGGCGGGAAAGTCTCTCCGGCGGATATCGCCGAGGAGAACGAGCGCCACGTCGGGAGCGTCCGGCGCGCGCTCCGCGCGATGGACGAGCTCGTCGACCGGCGCTACGGCGAGGTGGGTCTGCGTTCGGACTACGTGGCCGAGATGGTCCACGACGCCGTGCAGGACGCGAAGGAGGCGACGCGGAAGGCCGCGGAGACGACCGCGAAGGCCATCGAGACCGCCGAGCG encodes:
- a CDS encoding PLDc N-terminal domain-containing protein, which codes for MAAFAGLFALFALLWLVFAIVLPLWVYSDAQRNSTDSPVLWALVAFFGGVLGFLLYLIIGRD
- a CDS encoding MarR family transcriptional regulator, which produces MQNDDDGHGRNLPGYYHTVTLDATRMGEAFPGHRYPKEVKHYYAREAASMDADEALYHPKVGASLQTSLVPVTETVRWDDLVELERELDQTVLSVLADAGIDVSPGNMGGSAFVEMDAYWTPSTSERGPDPISLDLTRVRQEQESVVVRHLADGLSPVQWESLTTLVTDGGKVSPADIAEENERHVGSVRRALRAMDELVDRRYGEVGLRSDYVAEMVHDAVQDAKEATRKAAETTAKAIETAERGVSDAMAEWVAWCNKHGVDIRNRADALEIDLGDMGSVSWSGRVSGPKKVGYRVKRAFDLWREAGQDPTRFREATVRWDHDDGATSMRAFKLLG